A stretch of Nonomuraea africana DNA encodes these proteins:
- a CDS encoding ammonium transporter — protein MIDSGTTAWMLVCTALVLLMTPGLALFYGGMTRAKSVLNMMMMSFVSIVVVTVAWVLYGYSLAFDPSSNGTLNFIVGGLDNLGLSGVFNAVYGGLIVEGGQVTAEAAAADNFPMMVFSAFQLTFAIITVALISGAIADRAKFGAWVLFSLVWATVVYFPVAHWVWGGGWLGQLGIEDFAGGTVVHINAGAAALALALVLGKRQGWRKEPMRPHNLTLVLLGTGLLWFGWFGFNAGSELAPDQTAGLAFMNTQIAAAVAAGAWMVVEKLRDGHATTLGVASGAVAGLVAITPACGFVDPWAAVVIGLLAGVICAYAVGLKYRRGFDDSLDVVGVHLVGGVIGAVSLGFFAAYPFLEQQNEGLFYGGPISQLGLQVLGPVAVGGYSFVISWVIAKVIDKTMGFRLDPDKEVAGIDITTHAETGYDLGSVHASGVSAKSPLATSPKKVDA, from the coding sequence ATGATCGATAGCGGCACTACCGCCTGGATGCTGGTATGCACCGCCCTGGTGCTGCTGATGACTCCGGGCCTCGCGCTCTTCTACGGGGGTATGACGAGGGCCAAGAGCGTCCTGAACATGATGATGATGTCGTTCGTCAGCATCGTCGTCGTGACGGTCGCATGGGTTCTCTACGGATACTCGCTGGCGTTCGACCCCTCGAGTAACGGCACTCTCAACTTCATCGTCGGCGGCCTGGACAACCTGGGCCTGAGCGGCGTGTTCAACGCGGTCTACGGGGGATTGATCGTCGAGGGGGGCCAGGTCACCGCCGAGGCCGCCGCGGCCGACAACTTCCCGATGATGGTCTTCTCCGCCTTCCAGCTGACCTTCGCCATCATCACCGTCGCCCTGATCAGCGGCGCGATCGCCGACCGCGCCAAGTTCGGCGCCTGGGTGCTGTTCTCGCTGGTGTGGGCGACCGTTGTGTACTTCCCCGTCGCGCACTGGGTCTGGGGTGGCGGCTGGCTCGGCCAGCTCGGCATCGAGGACTTCGCCGGCGGCACGGTGGTCCACATCAACGCCGGAGCCGCGGCGCTGGCGCTGGCGCTGGTGCTCGGCAAGCGCCAGGGCTGGCGCAAGGAGCCGATGCGCCCGCACAACCTGACCCTGGTCCTGCTCGGCACCGGCCTGCTGTGGTTCGGCTGGTTCGGCTTCAACGCCGGCTCCGAGCTCGCCCCCGACCAGACCGCGGGCCTGGCCTTCATGAACACCCAGATCGCCGCCGCCGTCGCGGCGGGCGCCTGGATGGTGGTGGAGAAGCTGCGCGACGGCCACGCCACGACCCTGGGCGTCGCCTCGGGCGCGGTCGCCGGTCTGGTCGCGATCACCCCCGCCTGCGGCTTCGTCGACCCGTGGGCCGCCGTCGTCATCGGCCTGCTGGCCGGTGTGATCTGCGCCTACGCGGTGGGCCTGAAGTACCGCCGCGGCTTCGACGACTCGCTCGACGTGGTCGGCGTGCACCTGGTCGGCGGTGTCATCGGCGCCGTCTCGCTGGGCTTCTTCGCCGCCTACCCCTTCCTCGAGCAGCAGAACGAGGGACTGTTCTACGGCGGCCCGATCAGCCAGCTCGGCCTGCAGGTGCTCGGTCCCGTCGCCGTCGGCGGCTACTCGTTCGTGATCTCGTGGGTCATCGCCAAGGTGATCGACAAGACTATGGGCTTCAGGCTCGACCCCGACAAGGAGGTGGCCGGGATCGACATCACCACGCACGCCGAGACCGGTTACGACCTGGGTAGCGTGCACGCCTCCGGCGTGTCCGCGAAGTCGCCGCTCGCCACATCCCCGAAGAAGGTGGACGCATGA
- a CDS encoding P-II family nitrogen regulator gives MRLITAVIKPFKLDDVKAALEQFGIKGMTVSEASGYGRQRGHTEVYRGAEYQVDLVPKVRLEVLAEEDDAEEVIDVIVKAAQTGKIGDGKVWSVPVDTVIRVRTGERGPEAL, from the coding sequence ATGAGGCTCATCACCGCGGTCATCAAGCCCTTCAAGCTCGATGACGTGAAGGCCGCGCTGGAGCAGTTCGGTATCAAGGGCATGACGGTCAGCGAGGCCAGCGGCTACGGCCGCCAGCGCGGGCACACCGAGGTGTACCGCGGCGCCGAGTACCAGGTCGACCTGGTGCCCAAGGTGCGCCTCGAGGTCCTGGCCGAGGAGGACGACGCCGAGGAAGTCATCGACGTGATCGTCAAGGCCGCCCAGACCGGGAAGATCGGCGACGGCAAGGTGTGGTCGGTCCCCGTGGACACAGTGATCCGGGTCCGCACCGGGGAGCGCGGTCCAGAGGCCCTCTGA
- a CDS encoding [protein-PII] uridylyltransferase gives MVRADARSFAAARKERVADTDRWLKDLLRTASPGGEGVALVAVGSLGRGELAPGSDLDLVLLHEGGDDIARIADRVWYPIWDSGVGLDHSVRTVDEAVKVAREDLKAVLSLIQARHVAGDPELTRKAREAVLAEWRADSRRRLAELRDAADKRAETTGELAFLLEPDLKDGRGGLRDVQAMQAVAAAWVASAPGPRVREAHELILDVRHALHVVTARGADRLVLQEQDAVAGTLGLLDAEALMRRLAEAGRTISHAFDGTWRTVDRLLSGPVPRGRRPLADGVVEHAGEVVLARGVDPRTDPVLVLRAAAAAAEAGLPLAPATVSMLAAQSPPMPVPWPDEARDALVALLGAGRAAVPVWEELDQAGILVRLLPDWERVRHRPQRNPIHRFTVDRHLIEAAANAASYTREVSRPDLLLIGALLHDVGKGWPGDHSATGEVVVRDIGARLGLPPNDVEVLATVVRHHLLLPETATRRDLDDPVTIEKVAGAVGSREVLELLAALAVADGHATGPAAWNTWKASLVADLVRRVRRALAGSPLPPPPSLSPAQAALARHGGGAVRVNGTNVTVVAPDRPGLLWRAAGVLAAHRMLVRSASVASASATAVIEFSVVPEYGTPPDPATLEADLRLVLAGRLDIEQRLARRTRSVRPARVPVAPPRVTLLEEESATATVVEVRAHDRPGLLWRIGRSFGECGLDVKAARVETLGAEAVDVFYVVDRAGRPLSDDAQRTQVRDHVLAALR, from the coding sequence ATGGTGAGAGCGGATGCCCGTTCGTTCGCCGCGGCCCGCAAGGAGCGGGTCGCGGACACCGACCGATGGCTGAAGGATCTCCTTCGTACGGCGAGCCCCGGTGGCGAGGGCGTGGCCCTCGTCGCCGTCGGCTCCCTCGGCAGGGGAGAGCTGGCTCCGGGCAGCGACCTCGACCTGGTCCTGCTGCACGAGGGCGGGGACGACATCGCCAGGATCGCCGACCGGGTCTGGTACCCGATCTGGGATTCGGGCGTCGGCCTCGACCACTCCGTCCGCACGGTGGACGAGGCCGTGAAGGTGGCCCGCGAGGACCTCAAGGCCGTGCTGAGCCTCATCCAGGCCAGGCACGTCGCGGGCGATCCCGAGCTGACCAGGAAGGCGCGCGAGGCGGTGCTCGCCGAATGGCGCGCCGACTCCCGTCGCAGGCTCGCCGAGCTGCGCGACGCGGCGGACAAGCGCGCCGAGACCACGGGCGAGCTGGCCTTCCTGCTCGAGCCCGATCTCAAGGACGGGCGTGGCGGGCTCCGCGACGTCCAGGCCATGCAGGCGGTGGCCGCCGCCTGGGTGGCCTCCGCCCCCGGACCGCGCGTCCGCGAGGCCCACGAGCTCATCCTGGACGTGCGCCACGCGCTGCACGTCGTCACCGCCCGCGGCGCCGACCGGCTGGTCCTGCAGGAGCAGGACGCGGTGGCGGGCACGCTCGGCCTGCTCGACGCCGAGGCGCTGATGCGCAGGCTCGCCGAGGCGGGCCGGACGATCTCCCACGCCTTCGACGGCACCTGGCGCACCGTGGACCGGCTGCTGTCGGGCCCGGTGCCGCGTGGGCGCCGGCCGCTGGCCGACGGCGTGGTCGAGCACGCCGGCGAGGTCGTCCTCGCCCGCGGTGTCGACCCCCGCACCGACCCCGTGCTCGTGCTGCGCGCCGCCGCCGCGGCCGCCGAGGCGGGGCTGCCGCTGGCCCCCGCCACCGTGTCGATGCTGGCCGCCCAGTCGCCGCCGATGCCGGTCCCGTGGCCCGACGAGGCCCGCGACGCGCTGGTGGCGCTGCTGGGCGCGGGGCGCGCCGCCGTTCCCGTGTGGGAGGAGCTAGACCAGGCGGGCATCCTGGTCAGGCTGCTGCCCGACTGGGAGCGCGTACGGCACCGCCCGCAGCGCAACCCCATCCACCGCTTCACCGTCGACAGACACCTCATCGAGGCCGCGGCCAACGCCGCCTCCTACACGCGCGAGGTCTCCCGTCCCGACCTGCTGCTGATCGGCGCGCTGCTGCACGACGTGGGCAAGGGCTGGCCCGGCGACCACTCGGCGACGGGCGAGGTGGTCGTGCGCGACATCGGCGCCCGCCTCGGCCTGCCGCCGAACGACGTCGAGGTGCTGGCCACGGTGGTCCGCCACCATCTGCTGCTGCCCGAGACCGCGACCAGGCGCGACCTGGACGACCCGGTGACGATCGAGAAGGTCGCCGGGGCGGTCGGCTCGCGCGAGGTGCTGGAGCTGCTCGCCGCGCTGGCCGTCGCCGACGGCCACGCCACCGGGCCCGCCGCGTGGAACACGTGGAAGGCCTCCCTCGTCGCCGATCTCGTGCGCAGGGTGCGCAGGGCGCTGGCGGGCTCCCCGCTGCCCCCGCCGCCCAGTCTCTCGCCCGCCCAGGCGGCCCTCGCGCGGCACGGCGGAGGGGCCGTCCGGGTGAATGGGACGAACGTCACAGTCGTCGCTCCGGACCGCCCGGGACTGCTCTGGCGCGCGGCCGGTGTACTGGCCGCGCACCGCATGCTTGTCAGGTCGGCCTCGGTCGCTTCGGCGAGCGCCACCGCCGTGATCGAATTCTCCGTCGTGCCCGAGTACGGCACGCCTCCCGACCCCGCCACTCTCGAGGCCGACCTGCGGCTCGTCCTGGCCGGACGGCTCGACATCGAACAGCGGCTGGCCCGCCGTACCCGATCTGTGCGACCCGCGCGGGTGCCCGTCGCCCCGCCCAGGGTCACGCTCCTCGAAGAGGAGTCCGCGACGGCCACCGTCGTGGAGGTCCGGGCGCATGATCGTCCGGGTCTTCTGTGGCGGATTGGTAGATCATTTGGTGAATGTGGGCTTGACGTGAAAGCCGCTCGCGTAGAGACTCTCGGCGCGGAGGCGGTTGACGTCTTCTACGTGGTGGACCGCGCCGGACGCCCCCTCAGCGACGACGCGCAGCGGACTCAAGTCCGCGATCACGTACTCGCGGCACTGCGATAA
- a CDS encoding nitrate- and nitrite sensing domain-containing protein has product MRSRLTALILVPTIAGVVLGGARVVEAVGSIGEYERTVVVAEQATHLRDLIQSLGMERDTGGWFYATKQRRQLKKPYEDSKDAVDKQVKVVSAELAAMDAGYGPRVEQAAKLAAAQLKSLSGIRAQQRVRPDSTAYRYLVEQLVRVHEELSLLNNDPQILGDFRALTVLVKAKEEISRQRIMLLESYYGTSKVDAQRVTDFIAAGAQQWQLLNSFAADAGTVRSTQLMIGLKNNSDVIRAELSKARAIRLTNDGPAFQARNLLADPNEWFEDNAKAIAVLEKAESNTEPGKTGLAQAVTTRAQDLQSAELRTALLVGAAIVGLLLLVLTFTVLIARSMVSPLRRLRSEALEIAGFRLPDVVRNLRVSGNATVPEIEPIDVEGKDEIGEVAQAFDEVHRQAVRLAAEESELRSNISAMFVNLSRRTQTLVERQISLIDGLEKGEQDGSRLADLFSLDHLATRMRRNSENLLVLAGHEPTRRRSQPAKLVDVVRAALSEVEDYDRVQVKVHRATAVIGSAANDLVHLVAELVENAIQFSPKNSNVIVSSSIIEGGGALLSVSDQGISMTDEELAEANRRLAEPPVVDVSVSRRMGLFVVGRLALRHGIRVQLRNGEGSGLIAMVLLPPPLLPDANQPPPPQRPAFGGSGSPAPAFGAPAQNGAFAAFDSFDSSGWGNQQPRQGLGAFTADTGGDSGFFRQPPQQGGPHPSFPSIDLSAMPNLDQTAPHPGGSHPSFPSLEQPGPHPSFPSSDNGLPRRGPRAGDTGAFGTRPRADTTGAFGAPARPDGTGAFGTPARGEGVFGPPSRGGDTGAFPTPPPRAGDTGAFPTPPPMSAPSYPSVERFPSWETSTSSMPVVDSSPMEQEQEEFLPIFAAVESAWFRRPDESVEPPAASPQARREPKYHMPEAQAPAQAVPSESDLWRTPADAGWQAAAAASDPSLGGITAAGLPKRTPKANLVPGTAGQAPQQMSPMPPVSADRIRNRMSSFQQGVRRGRAELNDESAPNGLDKEDKA; this is encoded by the coding sequence GTGAGATCTCGTCTCACCGCGTTGATCCTTGTGCCGACCATCGCCGGCGTCGTTCTCGGCGGCGCCCGTGTGGTGGAGGCGGTCGGCAGCATCGGGGAGTACGAGCGCACGGTGGTCGTCGCCGAGCAGGCGACCCATCTGCGCGATCTCATCCAGTCGCTCGGAATGGAGCGTGACACCGGCGGCTGGTTCTACGCCACGAAGCAGCGCAGGCAGCTCAAGAAGCCTTACGAGGACAGCAAGGACGCCGTCGACAAGCAGGTGAAGGTCGTCTCGGCCGAACTGGCCGCGATGGACGCCGGCTACGGCCCGCGTGTCGAGCAGGCCGCCAAGCTGGCCGCCGCCCAGCTCAAGTCGCTGTCGGGGATCAGGGCGCAGCAGCGCGTGAGGCCCGACTCGACCGCCTACCGCTACCTGGTCGAGCAGCTCGTGCGCGTGCACGAGGAGCTGAGCCTCCTCAACAACGACCCGCAGATCCTCGGTGACTTCCGCGCCCTGACGGTGCTGGTGAAGGCCAAGGAGGAGATCTCCAGGCAGCGGATCATGCTGCTGGAGTCGTACTACGGCACCTCGAAGGTGGACGCGCAGCGGGTCACCGACTTCATCGCCGCGGGCGCCCAGCAGTGGCAGCTGCTCAACAGCTTCGCCGCGGACGCGGGCACGGTCAGGAGCACCCAGCTCATGATCGGGCTGAAGAACAACAGCGACGTGATCAGGGCCGAGCTGTCCAAGGCCCGCGCCATCCGCCTGACCAACGACGGACCCGCCTTCCAGGCCAGGAACCTGCTGGCCGACCCCAACGAGTGGTTCGAGGACAACGCCAAGGCGATCGCGGTCCTGGAGAAGGCGGAGTCGAACACCGAGCCGGGGAAGACCGGGCTGGCGCAGGCCGTGACCACGCGCGCGCAGGACCTCCAGAGCGCCGAACTGCGCACCGCGCTGCTCGTGGGCGCCGCCATCGTCGGCCTGCTCCTGCTGGTGCTGACCTTCACCGTGCTCATCGCCCGCTCGATGGTCTCCCCGCTGCGCCGTCTGCGCAGCGAGGCCCTGGAGATCGCCGGATTCCGGCTGCCCGACGTGGTGCGCAACCTGCGCGTCTCGGGCAACGCCACCGTGCCCGAGATCGAGCCCATCGACGTCGAGGGCAAGGACGAGATCGGTGAAGTGGCGCAGGCCTTCGACGAGGTCCACCGCCAGGCCGTACGGCTCGCGGCCGAGGAATCGGAGCTGCGCAGCAACATCAGCGCGATGTTCGTCAACCTCTCCCGCCGCACCCAGACACTGGTCGAGCGGCAGATCTCGCTGATCGACGGCCTGGAGAAGGGCGAGCAGGACGGCAGCCGTCTCGCCGACCTGTTCAGCCTCGACCACCTGGCCACCCGCATGCGCCGCAACTCGGAGAACCTCCTGGTCCTCGCCGGCCACGAGCCCACTCGCAGGCGCAGCCAGCCCGCCAAGCTCGTCGACGTCGTGCGCGCCGCCCTGTCGGAGGTCGAGGACTACGACCGCGTGCAGGTCAAGGTGCACCGCGCCACCGCGGTGATCGGCAGCGCCGCCAACGACCTGGTCCACCTGGTCGCGGAGCTGGTCGAGAACGCCATCCAGTTCTCGCCGAAGAACAGCAACGTCATCGTCTCCAGCAGCATCATCGAGGGCGGCGGCGCGCTGCTGTCGGTGAGCGACCAGGGCATCAGCATGACCGACGAGGAGCTCGCCGAGGCCAACAGGCGCCTGGCCGAGCCGCCCGTCGTGGACGTGTCGGTGTCGCGGCGCATGGGCCTGTTCGTGGTCGGCCGCCTGGCCCTGCGCCACGGCATCCGCGTGCAGCTGCGCAATGGCGAGGGCAGCGGCCTCATCGCCATGGTGCTCCTCCCGCCGCCGCTGCTGCCCGACGCGAACCAGCCGCCGCCCCCGCAGCGGCCCGCCTTCGGCGGCAGCGGCAGCCCCGCCCCTGCCTTCGGCGCTCCGGCGCAGAACGGCGCGTTCGCCGCGTTCGACTCCTTCGACTCCAGCGGATGGGGCAACCAGCAGCCGCGGCAGGGTCTCGGCGCCTTCACCGCCGACACCGGCGGCGACAGCGGCTTCTTCCGCCAGCCGCCCCAGCAGGGCGGACCGCACCCGTCGTTCCCGAGCATCGACCTCAGCGCGATGCCCAACCTGGACCAGACGGCGCCGCACCCCGGTGGCTCGCACCCCTCGTTCCCGAGCCTGGAGCAGCCCGGACCGCACCCGTCCTTCCCCAGCTCCGACAACGGACTGCCGCGCCGCGGCCCCCGCGCGGGCGACACCGGAGCGTTCGGGACGCGGCCCAGGGCCGACACCACGGGCGCCTTCGGCGCGCCGGCCCGTCCCGACGGCACCGGCGCCTTCGGGACGCCGGCCAGGGGCGAGGGGGTCTTCGGTCCGCCGTCCCGCGGTGGCGACACGGGCGCCTTCCCGACGCCGCCGCCCCGCGCGGGCGACACCGGCGCCTTCCCGACGCCGCCGCCGATGTCGGCGCCGTCCTACCCGTCGGTCGAGCGGTTCCCCTCGTGGGAGACCAGCACGAGCTCGATGCCCGTGGTGGACAGCTCGCCGATGGAGCAGGAGCAGGAGGAGTTCCTGCCGATCTTCGCCGCGGTGGAGTCGGCCTGGTTCCGCAGGCCCGACGAGAGCGTCGAACCCCCCGCCGCCTCGCCTCAGGCCCGCAGGGAGCCGAAGTACCACATGCCCGAGGCGCAGGCGCCCGCGCAGGCCGTACCCTCTGAGAGTGACCTGTGGCGGACCCCCGCCGACGCGGGGTGGCAGGCGGCGGCCGCGGCCAGTGACCCCAGCCTCGGCGGGATCACCGCCGCCGGGCTCCCCAAGCGCACCCCCAAGGCGAACCTGGTCCCCGGCACGGCGGGCCAGGCGCCCCAGCAGATGAGCCCGATGCCGCCGGTCTCGGCGGACCGGATCAGAAACCGGATGTCCAGCTTCCAGCAGGGCGTCCGCAGGGGGCGTGCGGAACTGAATGATGAGTCCGCCCCTAACGGGCTGGATAAGGAGGACAAGGCGTGA
- a CDS encoding roadblock/LC7 domain-containing protein yields MTTLSHEAHRFDWLITDFVRNTPGVAHAVVVSADGLCLASSEGFPPDRADQLAAVSAGLLSLTVGASRVFEGGPVTQTVVEMQRGLLLVMAISDGSVLTVLASPDCDMGLVAYQMTLLVDRAGQALTPALRAELQAARTR; encoded by the coding sequence GTGACGACCTTGAGCCATGAGGCCCACAGGTTCGACTGGCTGATCACTGACTTCGTCAGGAACACCCCAGGGGTGGCCCACGCGGTCGTCGTGTCAGCCGACGGTCTGTGCCTGGCCAGCTCCGAGGGCTTCCCGCCGGACCGGGCCGACCAGTTGGCGGCCGTCTCCGCGGGTCTGCTGAGCCTCACCGTGGGCGCCTCGCGCGTCTTCGAGGGCGGGCCCGTGACCCAGACGGTCGTGGAGATGCAGCGCGGTCTGCTCCTGGTGATGGCCATCAGCGACGGGTCCGTGCTGACCGTGCTGGCCTCGCCCGACTGCGATATGGGTCTGGTGGCCTACCAGATGACTCTGCTGGTGGACCGTGCCGGACAGGCGCTGACCCCGGCACTTCGCGCGGAACTCCAGGCTGCCAGGACCCGGTGA
- a CDS encoding DUF742 domain-containing protein, translated as MVYGSDGTGDEEPLFRPYAVTGGRSEPRYHLAMETLISSMSIPDDEMALLTPEQEAIMTLCRSFRSVAEISALLRVPLGVARVVVADMADEGLVRLHQPRLNQGQPDMNMLERVLSGLRRL; from the coding sequence ATGGTGTACGGGAGTGACGGGACGGGGGACGAGGAGCCCCTGTTCCGTCCGTACGCAGTCACCGGCGGCCGGTCGGAACCCCGCTACCACTTGGCGATGGAGACGCTGATCTCCTCGATGTCGATCCCGGATGACGAGATGGCCCTGCTCACGCCCGAGCAAGAGGCCATCATGACGCTGTGCAGGTCGTTCCGGTCGGTCGCCGAGATCTCCGCGCTGCTGCGGGTCCCGCTCGGCGTGGCCAGGGTCGTCGTGGCCGACATGGCCGACGAAGGACTCGTTCGCCTGCACCAGCCGCGTCTCAACCAGGGACAGCCAGACATGAACATGCTCGAAAGGGTGCTCAGTGGACTTCGCAGGCTCTAG
- a CDS encoding GTP-binding protein yields the protein MDFAGSSGGGLTSTKIVVAGGFGVGKTTFVGAVSEILPLTTEAVMTDASAGIDDLGLTPNKQTTTVAMDFGRLSLDRDLILYLFGTPGQHRFWFMWDDLVRGAIGAVVLLDTRRLADSFPAIDYFEEAKLPFVVGINGWDGQFPHAENEVREALALAPHIPIVRTDARNRESVKATLISLVEHVVRVRASYGTPA from the coding sequence GTGGACTTCGCAGGCTCTAGCGGCGGCGGGCTCACCTCGACGAAGATCGTCGTCGCGGGCGGGTTCGGCGTCGGCAAGACGACGTTCGTGGGTGCGGTGTCCGAGATCCTCCCGTTGACCACGGAAGCGGTCATGACCGACGCCTCCGCGGGCATCGACGACCTCGGCCTGACCCCGAACAAGCAGACGACGACCGTGGCCATGGACTTCGGCCGGTTGTCGCTGGACAGGGACCTGATCCTGTACCTGTTCGGCACCCCCGGTCAGCACCGGTTCTGGTTCATGTGGGACGACCTGGTGCGCGGCGCGATCGGCGCCGTCGTGCTGCTCGACACCCGGCGGCTGGCCGACTCCTTCCCCGCGATCGACTACTTCGAAGAGGCCAAGCTGCCCTTCGTGGTGGGCATCAACGGGTGGGACGGGCAGTTCCCGCATGCGGAGAACGAGGTGCGTGAGGCGCTCGCCCTGGCGCCGCACATCCCGATCGTCAGGACCGACGCCCGCAACAGGGAGTCGGTCAAGGCGACGCTGATCTCGCTCGTCGAGCACGTGGTCAGGGTGAGGGCCTCCTACGGCACCCCTGCCTGA
- a CDS encoding TetR/AcrR family transcriptional regulator, which yields MTVEYTGKGDPARSLALLWRTSERPSRKGKPELSVDRIVRAAIEVADAEGLGALSMRRVAERLGVGTMSLYTYVPGKPELLDVMLDTVYGETARPDDVPGGWRGRLEQIARENWALYLRHPWLLQVATSRPVLGPRTTAKYEYELRAIDGIGLTDVEMDSVITLVTGFVHGAARGAVEALEAEKHTGMTDEQWWAAHAPFLHRISDASRFPVASRVGEAAAEVYGSAHSPEHTFEFGLQRLLDGISLLIETR from the coding sequence GTGACCGTCGAGTACACCGGCAAGGGTGACCCCGCGCGCAGCCTCGCGCTGCTGTGGCGCACCAGCGAGCGGCCCAGCCGCAAGGGCAAGCCGGAGCTGAGCGTCGACCGCATCGTCCGCGCCGCGATCGAGGTCGCCGACGCCGAGGGTCTCGGCGCCCTGTCCATGCGCAGGGTCGCCGAGAGGCTCGGCGTCGGCACCATGTCGCTCTACACCTACGTGCCGGGCAAGCCCGAGCTCCTCGACGTCATGCTCGACACCGTCTACGGCGAGACCGCCAGGCCCGACGACGTCCCCGGCGGCTGGCGCGGGCGCCTGGAGCAGATCGCCCGCGAGAACTGGGCCCTGTACCTGCGCCACCCCTGGCTGCTCCAGGTGGCCACCAGCCGTCCGGTGCTCGGGCCCCGCACCACCGCCAAGTACGAGTACGAGCTGCGCGCCATCGACGGCATCGGCCTGACCGACGTCGAGATGGACTCGGTCATCACGCTGGTCACCGGCTTCGTCCACGGCGCGGCCAGGGGTGCGGTCGAGGCGCTCGAGGCGGAGAAGCACACGGGGATGACCGACGAGCAGTGGTGGGCCGCCCACGCGCCCTTCCTGCACCGCATCTCGGACGCCTCGCGCTTCCCCGTCGCGTCGCGCGTCGGCGAGGCCGCCGCCGAGGTGTACGGCTCGGCGCACAGCCCCGAGCACACCTTCGAGTTCGGCCTGCAGCGCCTCCTCGACGGCATCTCGCTGCTGATCGAGACCCGCTGA